One window of Elaeis guineensis isolate ETL-2024a chromosome 11, EG11, whole genome shotgun sequence genomic DNA carries:
- the LOC105053745 gene encoding uncharacterized protein codes for MAAAAVFLFLGVVMGGVALLVIEFLLTPFSLYYWFCCRRKQPALLNPDKGCDPDAKRSLPFTCSKEGTVWVLEPAKVPHICTKESPAKGAKEQMNEKEIIEVYPVEKHAKIKDLALILSDHDGSEASIKLLDCLVTTVSASDESSQKCKILLPDSSDSACNEKFITDEAAFCWNLLFSRLFFDIKRNSRVNNFIQAQIQSALSDMRVPSYVGRMKCTALDLGNLPPYIHQIRVLSMDISAIWAVEVDIEYSGGMTFDIEIRYKDQEPKLQEDTIDRRLDSSCGMEMIAYVLEDGLEKSKSIGWASTWMSKWKAIQHSSVDHVSHVPLSLTMSVASLQGTLQLHIKPPPSDQLWFGFTSMPEIDWDLEPKIRDQKISSSEIALLLKDYFKDAIHEFLVVPNFECICIPWMLDEKDDWVPLKVAPFKWVHQWEGRDTEELDASNSQCEENKNKSTDIDGNRANTSAYQSPSHESLLDFEASQTSPCMSVSSDQLSHTNMLKVETPESKEIQDVSNHSRVASPMIASREMVILEGHKTMHFEMDRKPRKISTKLQMKDMGKLVGSKIEEKRRHIGEKGKYIVEKI; via the exons ATGGCGGCTGCCGCGGTCTTCCTGTTCCTTGGCGTTGTTATGGGAGGTGTTGCCTTACTCGTGATCGAGTTCCTCCTCACACCCTTCTCGCTTTATTATTGGTTCTGCTGTCGCCGAAAACAGCCTGCGCTCTTAAATCCGGACAAAGGTTGCGATCCGGATGCCAAGCGCTCCCTTCCATTCACATGCAGCAAGGAA GGCACAGTTTGGGTGTTGGAACCGGCCAAGGTTCCACATATTTGCACCAAAGAATCACCTGCAAAAGGGGCCAAGGAGCAAATGAACGAAAAGGAAATCATCGAGGTTTACCCTGTCGAGAAACATGCAAAAATTAAGGATCTTGCCTTAATCTTGTCAGATCATGATGGCTCTGAAGCGTCTATCAAACTTTTGGACTGTCTCGTGACAACAGTTTCTGCTTCGGATGAGTCTTCACAAAAGTG CAAAATCCTACTTCCTGATAGCTCTGATTCAGCATGCAATGAGAAATTTATTACTGATGAGGCTGCCTTCTGTTGGAATTTATTGTTTTCAAGATTGTTTTTTGACATCAAAAGAAATTCAAGGGTTAACAACTTTATACAAGCACAAATTCAG AGTGCGCTGTCAGATATGAGGGTACCTAGTTATGTTGGAAGAATGAAATGCACTGCCTTAGATCTTGGTAATCTTCCACCTTACATCCATCAAATAAGGGTGCTTTCTATGGACATTAGTGCGATATGGGCAGTAGAAGTTGATATCGAATATTCAGGTGGTATGACATTTGACATCGAAATAAGGTATAAAGATCAAGAACCAAAACTACAAGAAGACACCATAGATAGAAGGCTTGATTCAAGCTGTGGAATGGAGATGATTGCATATGTTTTGGAAG ATGGTTTGGAGAAGTCAAAAAGCATTGGTTGGGCATCAACTTGGATGTCAAAGTGGAAGGCTATTCAACATTCTAGCGTCGACCATGTTTCACAT GTTCCCTTATCCTTGACAATGAGCGTTGCATCACTTCAAGGGACACTACAATTACATATCAAGCCCCCACCTTCTGATCAATTATGGTTTGGGTTCACATCTATGCCTGAAATAGATTGGGACTTAGAGCCTAAAATtagagatcaaaagatcagttctAGTGAGATTGCTTTACTACTCAAAGATTACTTCAAG GATGCAATTCATGAATTTCTAGTAGTTCCAAATTTTGAATGTATATGCATACCATGGATGTTGGATGAGAAGGATGATTGGGTTCCATTAAAGGTAGCACCATTCAAATGGGTTCATCAATGGGAAGGAAGAGATACTGAAGAACTCGATGCCTCCAACTCTCAGTGTGAAGAGAATAAAAACAAATCTACTGATATTGATGGAAATAGAGCTAATACCAGTGCTTATCAGTCACCATCTCATGAATCCCTCTTAGATTTTGAAGCTTCACAAACAAGTCCTTGCATGTCAGTTTCATCAGATCAGTTATCTCATACTAACATGCTTAAAGTGGAGACACCAGAGAGCAAAGAAATTCAAGATGTCTCCAATCATAGTAGGGTGGCCTCCCCAATGATTGCATCGAGAGAAATGGTAATACTAGAGGGACATAAAACCATGCACTTTGAGATGGATCGGAAACCAAGAAAGATTAGTACGAAATTACAGATGAAAGATATGGGAAAGCTAGTGGGGAGCAAGATTGAAGAGAAGAGGCGACATATTGGAGAAAAGGGCAAGTATATAgttgaaaaaatatga